In a genomic window of Leptospira hartskeerlii:
- the mnmC gene encoding bifunctional tRNA (5-methylaminomethyl-2-thiouridine)(34)-methyltransferase MnmD/FAD-dependent 5-carboxymethylaminomethyl-2-thiouridine(34) oxidoreductase MnmC, with the protein MIDWKENGTPVSREFDDIYFSPENGLEETKHVFLKGNRLEERLSSSGARHVFSILELGFGTGLNFFASWQLWRDCKSKSGFRVLRFTSFEKYPLERDDIRKAISAFPELSELLELFLEKYKLLVPGCNTFLFEKENLILDLWIGDAIQLLPEVSGKFDAFFLDGFAPSKNPELWGENISLQLKRLSDQNASFATFTVARSVKDRLSEAGFTLSKIPGFGRKREMLIGVYESEPEQDLNPIPFLRRTHSDKVPEKVSVLGAGLAGAGIARALAWRGIHVEVWDDHNALRASSVPMAVSHPHITKVGTPTSLWTLRCLGNSIRRYSDLLSKDSYQISGTLQLSGEDLPWARLEEGIKAHSLSSDLAELKPELGESYPDNAKGIFYPSGFWTDTPLLVEKLLDHPNILLKQGKASSIAFEKEEWTLFSENNEILNKTEVLILANSFGIENLLQGLWKESPFSPRSVRGQLEILEDPNIESEKDPIRVGDKYLTPSKNGIRVNGSTFDEFDLNPNASPKDREEILEYSQRTYLGLNWKQIKVRSDFVGIRSQTPDRFPIVGPVHSPGPFRKIYSGMGLHKNRKKEFPFLEPQKNLFVFGGLGSRGVLTSLLGGEILAEILLNEPLSIENSLYSSLHPSRFLYRKIRNQE; encoded by the coding sequence ATGATAGATTGGAAAGAAAACGGCACGCCAGTTTCCAGAGAATTCGACGATATTTATTTTTCTCCGGAAAACGGGCTGGAAGAAACCAAACATGTTTTCTTAAAAGGAAACAGATTAGAAGAAAGATTATCTTCTTCTGGAGCGCGCCATGTATTTTCCATTTTAGAATTAGGATTTGGGACCGGTCTAAATTTTTTCGCCTCCTGGCAGCTCTGGAGAGATTGCAAAAGTAAATCAGGCTTTCGCGTCCTGCGATTTACTTCTTTTGAAAAATATCCATTAGAAAGAGATGATATTCGAAAAGCAATTTCCGCTTTTCCTGAACTTTCCGAACTACTAGAATTATTTTTAGAGAAATATAAACTACTTGTCCCAGGGTGTAATACTTTCTTATTCGAAAAAGAAAATTTGATCTTGGATCTATGGATAGGAGATGCAATCCAGCTTCTTCCGGAGGTTTCCGGAAAGTTCGACGCTTTCTTTTTAGATGGATTTGCTCCTTCTAAAAATCCGGAACTCTGGGGAGAAAATATTTCACTCCAGCTCAAAAGACTTTCGGATCAGAACGCAAGCTTTGCCACTTTCACTGTGGCAAGATCCGTCAAAGATCGTTTGAGCGAGGCAGGCTTCACCCTGTCCAAAATCCCGGGCTTTGGAAGAAAAAGGGAAATGCTCATCGGAGTTTATGAATCCGAGCCTGAACAGGACTTAAATCCGATCCCATTCTTAAGAAGAACACACTCCGATAAAGTTCCCGAGAAAGTATCCGTATTGGGAGCAGGACTCGCGGGCGCAGGTATTGCAAGAGCGCTTGCATGGAGAGGAATTCATGTAGAGGTTTGGGACGACCATAACGCGTTACGCGCATCTTCCGTTCCGATGGCGGTTTCCCATCCTCATATTACAAAAGTAGGAACTCCAACCAGTTTATGGACCTTACGTTGTCTCGGAAATTCTATCCGCCGTTATTCCGATCTACTTTCAAAAGATTCTTACCAAATCTCCGGGACGTTACAACTTTCAGGAGAAGATCTTCCCTGGGCAAGACTAGAAGAAGGTATTAAGGCACATTCCTTATCCAGTGATTTGGCAGAACTAAAACCGGAACTCGGAGAAAGTTATCCTGATAATGCGAAAGGCATCTTTTATCCTTCCGGATTTTGGACGGACACTCCGCTTCTCGTCGAAAAACTTTTAGATCATCCGAACATTCTTCTCAAACAAGGAAAAGCAAGCTCCATCGCATTTGAAAAAGAAGAATGGACATTATTTTCAGAGAACAACGAAATTTTAAATAAAACGGAAGTTTTGATCTTAGCAAATTCTTTCGGGATCGAAAATTTACTACAAGGTTTATGGAAAGAGTCGCCGTTCTCACCTAGATCGGTGAGGGGACAATTAGAAATATTAGAAGATCCGAATATAGAGTCAGAAAAAGATCCGATCCGAGTCGGAGATAAATATCTCACTCCTTCTAAAAATGGGATCCGAGTAAATGGTTCCACATTTGATGAATTCGATTTAAACCCGAATGCAAGTCCCAAGGATAGGGAAGAAATTTTAGAATATTCTCAAAGGACATACCTGGGCTTAAACTGGAAACAGATTAAAGTTCGCTCCGACTTCGTCGGGATCCGATCCCAAACACCGGATCGATTCCCGATCGTTGGTCCGGTCCATTCTCCAGGACCTTTTCGAAAAATATACTCCGGTATGGGTTTACATAAAAATCGAAAGAAAGAATTCCCTTTTTTAGAACCGCAAAAAAACCTGTTTGTGTTCGGCGGTTTGGGATCCAGGGGAGTTTTAACTTCCCTATTGGGAGGGGAAATTTTGGCGGAGATTCTTTTAAACGAACCTTTATCTATCGAAAATAGCTTGTACTCTTCTCTACATCCCTCAAGATTTCTTTACCGCAAGATCCGAAATCAAGAATAA